The following are from one region of the Rosettibacter firmus genome:
- a CDS encoding NADH-quinone oxidoreductase subunit C: MKTAEEIFDLLKKEFNDSILSIDKDTPTEPIISVDPFKIKDVCLFLRDNEELKFDSLMVLSGVDDANGEKIKDEDGTEIIKGGTLSVYYHLYSIPLKHKITLKVSTPRENPQVESVESVWKCADWHEREAYDMFGIIFLNHPDLRRILMPYDWEAGYPLRKDYKNPEFYQGMRVPY, from the coding sequence ATGAAAACAGCTGAAGAAATTTTTGATCTATTAAAAAAAGAATTTAATGATTCAATATTATCAATTGATAAAGATACTCCAACCGAACCAATTATTTCTGTCGATCCATTTAAAATAAAAGATGTATGTTTATTTTTAAGAGACAATGAAGAATTAAAATTCGATAGCTTAATGGTACTTTCAGGTGTCGACGATGCAAATGGTGAAAAAATTAAAGATGAAGATGGTACAGAAATTATAAAAGGTGGAACGCTCAGTGTTTATTATCACCTTTATTCAATACCACTTAAACATAAAATAACATTAAAAGTATCAACACCAAGAGAAAATCCACAGGTAGAATCTGTTGAATCTGTATGGAAATGTGCAGACTGGCATGAACGCGAAGCATATGACATGTTTGGAATTATTTTTTTGAATCATCCAGATTTAAGAAGAATCTTAATGCCTTATGACTGGGAAGCTGGATATCCGTTAAGAAAAGATTATAAAAATCCTGAATTCTATCAGGGAATGAGAGTTCCTTACTAA
- a CDS encoding NADH-quinone oxidoreductase subunit A, producing the protein MLTEFGKILIFILFAAIFVIITLFVARIIRPNRPTFEKLKVYECGENPEGSPWIKFNIRFYVVALIFLIFDVEVVLLFPWALIYKDYGVYGFIVGIIFLLLLVLGMFYEWRKGDLEWARPKPKPPVLNELLNNKEV; encoded by the coding sequence TGCTGCAATATTTGTAATAATCACTCTCTTTGTAGCAAGAATAATTAGACCTAATCGCCCTACATTTGAAAAACTAAAAGTTTATGAATGTGGAGAAAATCCCGAAGGTTCTCCATGGATAAAATTTAATATTAGATTTTATGTAGTTGCTCTTATATTTTTAATCTTTGATGTTGAAGTTGTTTTATTATTTCCATGGGCTCTTATTTATAAAGACTATGGAGTATATGGTTTTATTGTTGGAATAATTTTCTTATTGCTGTTAGTTCTTGGAATGTTTTATGAATGGCGAAAAGGTGATTTAGAATGGGCTCGCCCAAAACCTAAGCCACCTGTCTTAAATGAATTATTGAACAACAAAGAAGTCTAA
- a CDS encoding NADH-quinone oxidoreductase subunit B — protein MGLLDKEFSDGNIVVTKVEDLFNWARLSSIWQLGFGLACCAIEMMATSASHYDFDRFGVIPRNTPRQADAIIISGTVTLKMALRIKRLYEQMPEPKYIISMGSCANCGGPYWEHGYHVLKGVDRVIPVDVYVPGCPPRPEALLEGLLKLQEKIRNESIMTKKA, from the coding sequence ATGGGTCTATTAGATAAAGAATTTTCTGATGGCAATATTGTCGTAACAAAAGTAGAAGATTTATTTAACTGGGCACGCTTATCTTCAATTTGGCAACTTGGTTTCGGTTTAGCTTGTTGTGCTATTGAAATGATGGCTACAAGTGCTTCGCATTACGACTTTGATAGATTTGGTGTAATACCAAGAAATACTCCCCGCCAAGCAGATGCAATTATAATTTCTGGAACTGTTACATTAAAAATGGCATTAAGAATTAAAAGACTATATGAACAGATGCCAGAACCAAAATATATTATTTCAATGGGAAGTTGTGCTAATTGTGGTGGACCTTACTGGGAACATGGTTATCATGTTTTAAAAGGAGTTGATAGAGTTATACCAGTTGATGTTTATGTACCCGGTTGCCCACCAAGACCCGAAGCATTATTAGAAGGATTACTTAAGTTACAAGAAAAAATTAGAAACGAATCAATAATGACCAAGAAAGCATGA
- a CDS encoding NADH-quinone oxidoreductase subunit D, with product MALKTETMILNMGPQHPSTHGVLRLELELEGELIKNVKPHIGYLHRCFEKHAEAMTYPQVIPYTDRMDYLASMYNNFGYVLAVEKLLGIQVPERVEYIRVIMGELQRIASHLVAIGTYGLDIGAFTPFLYCFRDREKILSLFEMTCGARLLYNYMWVGGLSHDIHPDFVRLTKEFIQSFRPTIKELNDLLSYNKIFIERTANIGVLPLETAINYGVTGPNLRGSGLAFDLRKAEPYSIYDRFEFDIPVGQGLMGTVGDCWDRYYVRVQEMEQSLRIIEQAIDQIPDGDVHAAIPKRIKPPKGTVYFRVENPRGELGYFIISDGSPNPFRVKVRAPSFVNLEVLGELCKGHLVADVVAILGSIDIVLGEVDR from the coding sequence ATGGCACTTAAAACTGAAACAATGATATTAAATATGGGTCCTCAACACCCTTCAACTCATGGTGTGTTGAGACTCGAACTCGAACTTGAAGGTGAACTAATTAAAAATGTAAAACCCCACATCGGATATTTACATAGATGTTTTGAAAAACATGCCGAAGCAATGACTTATCCACAAGTAATTCCCTACACAGATAGAATGGATTATTTAGCTTCGATGTATAATAATTTTGGATATGTCCTGGCAGTAGAAAAATTGCTGGGAATTCAGGTACCAGAACGTGTAGAATATATTCGTGTAATAATGGGTGAACTTCAAAGAATTGCTTCGCATCTTGTTGCAATTGGAACTTATGGATTGGATATTGGTGCATTCACTCCATTCCTTTATTGCTTTAGAGATAGAGAAAAAATTTTATCTCTATTCGAAATGACATGTGGTGCAAGATTACTCTATAATTATATGTGGGTTGGTGGCTTATCTCACGATATTCATCCAGATTTTGTTCGATTAACAAAAGAATTCATTCAATCTTTTAGACCAACTATCAAAGAATTAAATGATCTGCTTTCATACAATAAAATTTTTATAGAGAGAACTGCAAACATTGGTGTTTTACCGCTTGAAACTGCTATTAATTATGGAGTAACTGGACCTAATCTAAGAGGTAGTGGACTTGCATTCGATTTAAGGAAAGCTGAACCTTATTCAATTTATGATAGATTTGAGTTTGATATTCCTGTTGGACAGGGATTAATGGGAACTGTTGGCGATTGCTGGGATAGATACTATGTAAGAGTTCAGGAAATGGAACAAAGTTTAAGAATAATTGAACAGGCAATCGATCAAATCCCTGATGGTGATGTTCATGCTGCTATTCCTAAAAGAATTAAACCACCAAAAGGAACTGTCTACTTTAGAGTTGAAAATCCAAGAGGTGAATTAGGATACTTTATTATCAGCGATGGAAGTCCAAATCCATTTAGAGTAAAAGTAAGAGCTCCATCATTTGTAAATCTTGAAGTATTAGGAGAACTCTGCAAAGGTCATCTTGTTGCAGATGTTGTTGCAATTCTTGGAAGTATTGATATAGTATTAGGCGAGGTAGATCGATAA